AGCTTGCCGGCCGGCGGCATCTCGTAGCTTTCGTAATTAATCGCTTCGATCAGCAAGCTGGTTTCGGGCTGGTGAGGCTCAATCGCCGCGCCGCTTTCGCCGCCCGACAGCATCGCGCCGCGAGAGTCGAGACGCAGTCCCCCCTTCTCCGCCTCTTCGCTGTGGCACTCAAAGCAGCGGCGGACCAGAAGCGGGCGGATGTCGTTTTCGAAGAAGGCGGCCTGCTCTTTACTGATCTGCGGGGCGTCAACCGCCTCTTCGGCATGGCCCAAGCTGGGCGCCGCGATCAGGGCCAGGGAGCAGGAAAACGCCACGAAAAGCTGGGATCGGCTCATAGCTTCGCTTATTAGGGGCGGGCTGGACCTACCGTAAAAGTTCACGGCGGTATTGAGGAAGGTGAGAGCCGATTTTACTCCTTTTTGGGAAAAACTGCAATTGAAATATGGGTGAAACCCCCTCGGAAATCAGTTGTTTGCGCCCGAATAGATTCCCCTATTCGAGTTCGCGGGGGCGAACCGCCGACACTAGCTCCCACTCTTTGGCCGCGAACGCCGATTTCCAGCTGTCGGACTCGGTCTGAAACAGCACCGCTACGCCGGTAGCCATTTCGAGGGAGTCGCCGGCCAACTGACTGGCCAGCAATTCCCAGCCTGGGTTGTGTCCCAAAAAGAGGGCCGACTGGCATGTGTCGGGCATCTGAATCGCCAGGCTGACCACCTCGGTGTAGCCGCTGAGGTAGAGACTGGGATCGAATACCACCTGGGGCGTTGGCGAGAAGTGGTCCTTCATTAACTCCCAGGTTTCCATGGTTCGTTGGGCGTCGCTCGAAACGACGATCTCTGGCGTCCAGCCGCGACTGTTCAGTTCGGCCGCCACTCGCGGCGCGGCGGCTCTTCCGCGACCATTCAGTGGGCGGCTGCGATCGTCAAGACCTTGGGGCCAAGCGCTTTTGGCGTGACGCATGACGATCAATCTTCGCGGAAGCATGGGCGACTTTCATCCAATGTGGGGGCAATATGAGGAGCATTGTTCCCAGCACCGCGATTCGGCTTGCTCAGATAGCCGACGCGCGCAATTTTAGTCATCGAGAATGTTTCCCGAATTTGTTATCTTAAGCGAAGGAACTTGTTTGCTTTTCTCGAATTATCGCCGATCGCTGACGCCGCGAAAGGATAAAGCGCCGCCGCATGAAGAAAATCGTTGACACGCCTTCCGATCTGCGACTCTCCCCAGGCAACAAACTAGCCGCCATCGACATTGGCTCGAACAGCTTGCGACTGGTCGTCGCCCAGGTGACCCCTGGCCCCGACTATCGCGTCTTGGACGAAGAGCGTCAGTCGACCCGCTTGGCCCGCAGCGTCAGTTCGACCGGGCGGCTGGACGAAGAGTCGATTCAGGAGTCGCTCGACGCGCTGCGCCGCTTCAAGAAGATCGCCGCTGGCTTTGACGTCAGCGTGATCAAGACGATCGCCACCTGCGCCGTGCGGGAAGCGAAAAATGGCGCCGAGTTCTGCGAGCGCGCCCGCGAAGACGTGGGGCTCGAAATCGACGTCATTTCAGCCGAGCAGGAAGGGCAACTCGCCTTCTTGAGCGTCGCCCGGGCGTTTGACATCACCGACCGCAACATCGCGATCGCCGACATTGGCGGCGGCAGCACCGAGATCATCCTGGCTTCGGCCGGGCACGTCGATCAGATCTTCGCCACGAATTTAGGCGCGGTCCGCATGACCGAACT
The genomic region above belongs to Blastopirellula retiformator and contains:
- a CDS encoding SixA phosphatase family protein; this encodes MRHAKSAWPQGLDDRSRPLNGRGRAAAPRVAAELNSRGWTPEIVVSSDAQRTMETWELMKDHFSPTPQVVFDPSLYLSGYTEVVSLAIQMPDTCQSALFLGHNPGWELLASQLAGDSLEMATGVAVLFQTESDSWKSAFAAKEWELVSAVRPRELE